One Arachis hypogaea cultivar Tifrunner chromosome 2, arahy.Tifrunner.gnm2.J5K5, whole genome shotgun sequence genomic window, AGTCTTGAGGTGTCTATTGAGAAAGTAATAGCCCATGATTCAACAGATTCTATATTGGAAGGTAGTGAAAAGATCCCCATTTTGGAGCGCGAGTATATGCAAGGTGTATTAATAAGTGAGGTAGTTTTAAATAACAGCTTTTCGAATTTGTCTAGAAGGGCAAAACGGCTGCAGAAGAAGCTCGCCAGAGAGATTAAAAGACCCGGTGAAGCCATCATTAAAGGTCACCGGAGCTATGATCTGATGCTTAGTCTGCAGCTTGGAATAAGGTACAATGCATAATCATGACCCTTcttcaaattataataattatttactcTAAAATTATCTGCAGTGGATTTCTATATGTAATGTAAAATTTGGCTTCAATATTTCTAGGTATACTGTGGGAAAGATTACCCCGATACAGAGGCGAGAAGTTCGAGCATCGGATTTCGGTCCTAGAGCAAGTTTTTGGATGAATTTTCCTAAAGAAGGTTCTCAGCTAACTCCTCCTCATCAATCTGATGACTTCAAATGGAAAGATTATTGCCCAATGGTGTTCAGGTTAGTAGTACTTTCACTACTTTGTATGATTATTTCTATTTCATCCGAATTTCAATTATATTCTTCTCCAAGGAACTGAATTTTTGGTCCACTATCATAGTGTTTCTTACTTTTTCATAATCTTCTGTTGATTATAGAAAAGAAACTTACACTCTGAATTGTATGCATATGATCTCATATATCCATGTCAAAATTACAATGCCTAGTTAAGATGGAATGATTATTCAGCATAACCTCATAATCAtgtaattatttatcaaaatttatgcAGAAACTTGAGAGAGTTGTTCAAGATTGATGCTGCTGACTATATGATGTCGATTTGCGGAAATGATGCTCTGAGGGAACTATCATCTCCGGGGAAAAGTGGTAGTGTCTTTTTCCTGTCTCAGGATGATCGTTTCATGATCAAGACGCTTCGAAGATCTGAAGTAAAGGTATGCTTATTTTACTTATATCTTGTTAATTACCATTTTTCCATAGGCTTACATACACAAGTTTTAGGCcttaaagataataatcatatCATCATTATCAAAAATTGGTATGTAGGTTCTTCTAAGAATGCTTCCGGACTATCATCATCACGTGAAGTCATACGATAATACCCTCATCACGAAATTCTTCGGTCTGCACCGGATTATACCTTCGAGTGGTCAAAAGGTATCGTGATCTGAATTGCCAAATGCATCAAATATTTGAACCTTTATCTACATTTCCTTTAATAGAGAggctaaaatttatatataactgTCTGTTTCTGCAGTTTCGCTTTGTTGTGATGGGAAATATGTTTTGTACAGAGCTAAGGATCCATAGGAGATTCGATTTGAAAGGTTCATCCCTCGGACGCTCTTCGGACAAGATAGAAATCGATGAGAATACAACTTTGAAAGATTTGGATCTCAACTACTGCTTCTATTTGGAACCTTCTTGGCGCCAGTCTTTGCTAAAGTAAGGGAAAGAAGTTGCACCtatgttcattcattcattcattttttttatcttctcaaaATATTCTGCAGGCAGATTGAGATCGACAGCAAGTTCTTGGAAGCACAGCATATAATGGATTACAGCCTTCTACTCGGCGTTCATTATCGAGCTCCACAGCATCTCCGTCCTCTCACATCATACAACCGTAGCATAACTGCTGATGGATTAGCAAGTCTTGCTGAGGAAGGTTAGTATGAGATGTGATCTTGAAAGTTATGATATGTTAAAAAGGATTAATATATCTGAGTTTTGTCTTttagttaatagtcaaaatagtTCCTGAAATAGTTCCCAAAAGATCAACATGAGTCAATTTAGTCCCGAAAGATCAAATGTCTCAAATTGAATCATATTGGTCCTTTCATAAGTTAGATATGACACATGGCATAATCATTTTGCGACACATCATCATCTAATATTGCATGTTTCAGGGATCAATTTGAGCCGTTTGATCTTTCGAGGACTAAATTGATGAACATATTCTTCTTGTTTGTACTAAAATTGTTTATTTGAAAACATTCAAAATGTTGAATTGACAGATCCTCTAGAGGATGAAGTATCAAGCTATCCCCAAAGCCTTGTTTTGGTCCCTAGGGGATCAGATGATAACAGTGTTGTTGTAGGATCACACATCAGAGGTAGTCGACTGCGCGCTTCGGCTGCCGGCGATGAGGAGGTGGATCTGCTTCTTCCAGGCACAGCAAGGTATGGTTCCTTCTAATCTTCATAACTTCATATTATAGTTCTCCAGCTAACATCATTGCACAGCCGAATCGGCCGCAACGTCACGCCTATTCACATAACAGTTAGGACTATATGGTTAAACTAGAATTGTTGAAACACCACCATTGATTGTTAAGCAGACTACAAATCCAGTTAGGAGTAAACATGCCAGCAAGGGCAGAGCAAATTCCAGGAAAGGAAGAGATGCAAACATTTCATGAAGCTTATGATGTGGTGCTCTACCTGGGCATAATTGACATTTTACAGGACTACAACATGTCCAAGAAAATTGAACATGCCTACAAATCGATTCAGTTCGATTCGATTTCAATCTCGGCCGTTGATCCCGGATTCTACTCCCGTCGCTTCTTGGACTTCATTCAGAAAGTGTTCCCACCAAATGAAACTCTAGCTGGTTGATTTTCAACCAAGTCATTGTTTGTTTAGTCCAAAAATTTGAACATTGTCACATATTTTGTTTTTGTGCATTTTGTCTATAAATTTTATATGGTTGGTGGCCACATAGGTATTGTATTCATAGATAGCTTTGTGACTCAAATCTAATGCCTTGAAGCTTGAATCATGAAATGGATAATATTGGATCATTTTTATCctccatgattttttttttacgtattTTCCAACCCAACAAACCAACGACTAATTCACCgcaatttgagttttatttaaggGTCTGTTGTTGGTTAAAAAGTTACTGTATACACAAGATGAAATTCAAATTCCAGATCTCAGACATCTACTTAACAGATGAATGAGCTAATTATTCACCAAACTCGTTGTTTAAATAAATTATCATAGCATTCTCGTTTGattcttttaaaattagaattattaATGACTTAATTAAGGACAAGAACCCGGCATTAAGGAGAATATCGCAGAAAGTTAGGAACTTCAAAGTTAGAATTAATTATGTGTTACATGATGGCTATgtgcattattattattgcaagTTTATTTTAAACACCAAGCATCTTATCTTGGGTTTGGTTAGGTGTATGTTAAGGATCAAATGACcttcaaatatacaaggatccaTTTCCTCTATAGttgatttattataaaataaaatctctatTAAAAAGTATgaagtaactaattttttatatattgttttaatttttgtacCTTGATTTTACAATATTAGCCAATTAACTTATTCCATGTATAATAATTCATATATATGGTGATTATTAGTCAAGTACTTTCATGGTTTATATGATGCAAGTTATCTTTTCATATGCAATGATGCAAATAACatcattagaaaataaaatatgcatTTGCTCGAATAATTTCTAAgctgaaaaaagaaagaaagttgaGACAGAGGaaaggagagaaagaaaagaatagaatAGAACTCAAGCAAAgttagcctttttttttttttggcttctGTCTCACTCAACTCTCTCATACCAAACAACAAACAACATTAAAATTCTTTGTTAAACATTTATAAAACAACATTAAAATTCTTTGTTAaacatttatatattttatcatCTTTAATTTCTAGTGTAATCTCCACCATAATATTTCAACTCTTACTTTTCATCTTTAAATCATGTTAgacatttaattgaaaaaaaaatgtgaatGATTTTAACAAATTTATACATGTTCTCAAAACTTTCGTAGTTACACATTCTTAGTTTATATTAGAGTATGCATAAACTACAAATAAAGAACATACAAAAACTTCTATTCTAATTAATATTGCTAAGAGCCTTTATCATTCATTGCTGTATGataccttttcttctttctttttctctccctttctttctttcttcacttAAATAGGTTCCTTTGGCATTgtactttctatttatttatttatttatatatatagaatcATTCATTAGAGAAAGAGGAGGGAGGAGGTACTTCATTATCAGCATCATAAGATCATTCACAGAGTTTATTTGAGAGAATGATGAGTTTATCTTCAGGTCAAATCAGTAGTAGCTATGATCTCTCATTCAAGatcttgttgattggtgattcaGCTGTTGGAAAAAGTAGCTTACTTCTAAGCTTCATCTCTAACTCTACTGAAGAACTTGCCCCCACAATTGGTAATTCTCTCATTTGAGATATACTAAGGATGcaattgtttttgtatttttattttgtttttattttttattttgtctgtttttataattttatgaaagaaacaagaaaaatagaaggtGTCCTTAGACAGTGTCTTATGGtttattaataactattttactATTTTGTTCCTTGTATTGCATTgcatttgtcattaaattttagaATTGATGCTTATTCTATCATATTTCTCATATTAATTtgtatttcatttaatttcccttgttTTTATGTTATGAAGGTGTTGATTTTAAGATCAAACAGCTCATAGTTGGTGGGAAGAGATTGAAACTAACAATTTGGGATACCGGtaaaatttataatcaattcatttGCTTCcaagctctttttcttctctttttttttcccctttgaTAGTAACATTACAACTATTGTAGCTGGACAGGAAAGGTTTAGAACACTAACAAGTTCTTACTATAGAGGAGCTCAAGGGATCATTCTTGGTATGCTAAATTATGTAAATgtgattgttttaattttttctccTAGAGACATGTCTTTGCTATTTgcaaattgcattgaaacttctTTGTGGAACAAAATCCCTCATGACATTTGTTGTTACAGTTATAGAATTCTTTTgctatatatatttgttttcagTTTATGATGTCACCAGGAGAGAAAGCTTCACAAATTTATCAGAAGTATGGTCCAAGGAGGTAGAACTCTATTCTACTAATCAGGATTGTGTGAAGTTACTAGTTGGAAATAAAGTTGACAGAGTAAGTTCTTGTGTTATAATTAATATTGTTCTTGAATATAGTGAAGACATACCATGatatttatgttatgtatattGTATATTAATTTTCTTTGATGCTTTGTATAATTGTATCTCTCTATGATTAGGTTTCTGAAAGGGCTGTGAGCAGAGACGAGGGTTCAGCTCTTGCTAAAGAGTTGGGAtgtttgttttttgaatgtaGTGCCAAAACTAGAGAAAATGTGGAAAGCTGTTTTGAAGAGCTTGCACTAAAGGTAGGTAGatttttcactttaattttctttttatttaatggacaagaagaagaaattcaaatTGTAGATAAATTGTTACCTTATAGCTAATATAAATCATTTAACATATCATAGATAATGGATGCTCCTAGTCTTCTGGAAGAAGGATCAAGCACAGTAAAAAGGAATATTCTCAAGCAAAAACAGGAACCTCAAGCATCCCAACAAAGTGGTGGTTGTTGCTCTTGAAATGTTTGTTCTAATTGCTGCCAATGTCTTTTGGCTGCTTAATTACTTGTATCTATCACTAGTTCACTAATGAAAATTTGAAACAATAATACCTAATAGCTTGTGTATATATTTATTTCTTTGACTTATGTTTAAGGGGATTTAGCCTATGTTACAACCATTAAAGAGGTAATTATTTAGCCGTTAATCACAAGTGATTCTCTGTTAAATCATTTCTGAATGTCAATCAACAGCCATATAAAATTAGTATACAATAATCCAGATGTTTTGGCCCTAAAGCAAAATTGGCAAAAAGAAAACTGAATATTTCTACCAATCACAATACTAAGGCTATCATATTAAGCTTCCATGGGAATGGTGGTAGATTCCAACAGCCTCCTAGCATCTGTGCCTGGATCAGGTAACTCTGGCGGGCACTACCAAAGAAAACAATCCTCAGAATTTGATGAAAACtagaaaaggtttattattatgTATTAGATTCCTTTAAAATTTACATACCTTTCCATATAAGTTTTGCTTGGTGGGGGAAGCACCATGAGACAGCAACAACCTAATTACATCAACATGCTCACCTCTTGCTGCATGATGAAGAGGCTGCAAAAAATAGTCACAATCACAAGATCATGATGATAGAAAA contains:
- the LOC112759750 gene encoding ras-related protein RABC2a-like, which gives rise to MMSLSSGQISSSYDLSFKILLIGDSAVGKSSLLLSFISNSTEELAPTIGVDFKIKQLIVGGKRLKLTIWDTAGQERFRTLTSSYYRGAQGIILVYDVTRRESFTNLSEVWSKEVELYSTNQDCVKLLVGNKVDRVSERAVSRDEGSALAKELGCLFFECSAKTRENVESCFEELALKIMDAPSLLEEGSSTVKRNILKQKQEPQASQQSGGCCS
- the LOC112759714 gene encoding phosphatidylinositol 4-phosphate 5-kinase 9-like, with the protein product MSGPVATVDNLDGAVISAERTKSLDAISEVDVSSLLRNGESSGHSSEIVGFRVGELLLPNGESYSGSLLGNMPEGRGKYVWSDGCVYDGEWRRGMRNGNGRLQWPSGTVYEGEFSGGYIHGTGTYIGSDSLTYKGRWRLNLKHGLGYQVYPNGDIFEGSWIQGTPEGPGKYTWANGNVYLGNMKGGKMSGKGTLTWINGDSFEGSWLDGMMHGLGVYTWSDGGCYVGTWTRGLKDGKGTFYPKGSCLPSAQEVYLNALRKRGLLPDLRRQKQAHIHHASSVDMGNVKVSGDNQSSSLVSSDKLAKGSLLNIEQSRSKNISLERRWSLEVSIEKVIAHDSTDSILEGSEKIPILEREYMQGVLISEVVLNNSFSNLSRRAKRLQKKLAREIKRPGEAIIKGHRSYDLMLSLQLGIRYTVGKITPIQRREVRASDFGPRASFWMNFPKEGSQLTPPHQSDDFKWKDYCPMVFRNLRELFKIDAADYMMSICGNDALRELSSPGKSGSVFFLSQDDRFMIKTLRRSEVKVLLRMLPDYHHHVKSYDNTLITKFFGLHRIIPSSGQKFRFVVMGNMFCTELRIHRRFDLKGSSLGRSSDKIEIDENTTLKDLDLNYCFYLEPSWRQSLLKQIEIDSKFLEAQHIMDYSLLLGVHYRAPQHLRPLTSYNRSITADGLASLAEEDPLEDEVSSYPQSLVLVPRGSDDNSVVVGSHIRGSRLRASAAGDEEVDLLLPGTARLQIQLGVNMPARAEQIPGKEEMQTFHEAYDVVLYLGIIDILQDYNMSKKIEHAYKSIQFDSISISAVDPGFYSRRFLDFIQKVFPPNETLAG